One genomic region from Hoeflea algicola encodes:
- a CDS encoding YifB family Mg chelatase-like AAA ATPase has protein sequence MVARVSTVAFEGIDAVPVDVQVMVAPGKVGMHIVGLPDKAVAESRERVQAALHASGLALPAKKVTVNLAPADLPKEGSHFDLPIALGLMATLGAIPGDALNGYVVLGELALDGTIATVAGALPAAIGANALGKGLICPAGSGPEAAWAGAEIDILAPRSLIAMANHFRGTQVLARPEPAMRAAPANMPDLSDIKGQETAKRALEVAAAGGHNLIMVGPPGSGKSMLAARLPSILPPLSPAELLEVSMIHSIAGRLAGGKLSDSRPFRAPHHSASMAAMVGGGFKARPGEVSLAHNGVLFLDEFPEFTPQVLDSLRQPLETGESVIARANHRVSYPANIQLIAAMNPCRCGMAGEPGHSCARGPRCQSDYQGRISGPLMDRIDIRIDVPAVTAEDLIRPQAAEKSADVAARVARARALQLDRYRALGRPDIRTNSQCSTALVEQIAKPDAGGQALLSDAAQKMRFSARAYHRILKVARTLADLDGVDTVGRIHLAESISYRIATERVAVAA, from the coding sequence ATGGTTGCGCGGGTCAGTACGGTTGCATTCGAAGGCATCGACGCGGTGCCGGTCGACGTCCAGGTGATGGTGGCGCCGGGCAAGGTCGGCATGCACATTGTCGGGCTGCCCGACAAGGCGGTGGCAGAAAGCCGCGAGCGGGTGCAGGCGGCGCTGCACGCCTCGGGGTTGGCGCTGCCCGCCAAGAAAGTCACGGTCAATCTGGCGCCAGCCGATCTGCCCAAGGAAGGCAGTCATTTCGATCTGCCGATCGCGCTGGGGCTGATGGCGACGCTGGGCGCCATCCCCGGCGACGCGCTCAACGGCTATGTGGTGCTGGGTGAACTCGCGCTGGACGGCACCATTGCCACGGTGGCCGGCGCGCTACCCGCCGCAATCGGCGCCAATGCGCTTGGCAAGGGGCTGATCTGCCCGGCAGGGTCCGGCCCGGAAGCCGCCTGGGCGGGTGCGGAGATCGACATTCTGGCGCCACGCTCGCTGATCGCCATGGCCAATCATTTCCGCGGCACGCAGGTGCTGGCGCGCCCCGAACCGGCAATGCGCGCAGCCCCGGCCAATATGCCGGACCTGTCCGACATCAAGGGCCAGGAAACCGCCAAGCGCGCGCTGGAAGTGGCCGCGGCCGGCGGGCACAACCTGATCATGGTCGGACCACCCGGATCGGGCAAGTCGATGCTGGCGGCGCGGCTGCCGTCAATCCTGCCGCCGCTGTCGCCAGCCGAACTGCTTGAAGTGTCGATGATCCATTCAATTGCCGGGCGGCTGGCGGGCGGCAAACTGTCCGACAGCCGGCCGTTCCGCGCGCCACATCATTCGGCCTCGATGGCGGCGATGGTGGGCGGCGGCTTCAAGGCGCGGCCCGGGGAAGTATCGCTGGCCCATAATGGCGTTTTGTTTCTCGATGAATTTCCCGAATTCACGCCGCAGGTGCTCGATTCACTCAGGCAGCCGCTGGAGACGGGCGAGAGCGTGATTGCCCGCGCCAATCACCGGGTCAGCTATCCGGCCAATATCCAGCTGATCGCAGCAATGAACCCGTGCCGTTGCGGCATGGCCGGCGAGCCGGGACACAGCTGCGCCCGCGGTCCGCGCTGCCAGAGCGATTACCAGGGCCGCATTTCCGGCCCGCTGATGGACCGGATCGATATCCGCATCGATGTGCCGGCGGTCACCGCCGAGGATCTGATCCGGCCGCAGGCAGCAGAGAAAAGTGCCGACGTGGCGGCTCGGGTGGCGCGTGCCCGGGCACTGCAACTGGACCGCTACCGAGCGCTCGGGCGCCCCGATATCCGCACCAATTCACAATGCTCGACGGCACTGGTTGAGCAGATCGCCAAGCCCGACGCCGGCGGCCAGGCACTCCTGAGCGATGCGGCCCAGAAGATGCGGTTTTCGGCCCGCGCCTATCACCGGATTCTCAAGGTGGCGCGGACACTCGCCGATCTTGACGGCGTCGACACCGTTGGCCGGATTCACCTGGCAGAATCGATCTCCTACCGGATCGCCACCGAGCGCGTGGCCGTGGCGGCGTAA
- the gshB gene encoding glutathione synthase, which translates to MPNIQNVAVQMDHVRSIKIAGDSTFAMSLEAQNRGYKLFHYTPDQLSMRDGRIEAVAEPMLLRDVEGDHFELGPQEKINLADMDVVLLRQDPPFDMAYITSTHLLERVHPKTLVVNDPAWVRNSPEKIFVTEFPDLMPKTLISRDPAAINDFRAEVGDMILKPLYGNGGAGVFHIKPDDRNLASLLEMFAQMYREPFIAQEYLPSVRAGDKRIILIDGEPVGAINRVPAETDARSNMHAGGRAEHSELTPREQEICARIGPSLKQRGFILVGIDIIGDLMTEINVTSPTGLREIKNFGGPDVAALFWDAVEARRA; encoded by the coding sequence CATGTCGCTGGAGGCACAAAACCGCGGTTACAAGCTGTTCCATTACACGCCGGACCAGTTGTCGATGCGCGACGGGCGCATTGAGGCGGTGGCCGAGCCGATGCTCCTGCGTGATGTCGAGGGCGACCATTTCGAGCTCGGGCCGCAGGAAAAAATCAATCTGGCTGACATGGATGTGGTTCTGCTCAGGCAGGATCCGCCGTTCGACATGGCCTACATCACCTCGACGCATCTGCTCGAACGGGTTCACCCCAAGACACTGGTGGTCAATGATCCGGCGTGGGTACGCAATTCGCCGGAGAAGATCTTCGTCACCGAATTTCCCGACCTGATGCCAAAGACCCTGATCAGCCGCGATCCGGCGGCGATCAATGATTTCCGTGCCGAGGTCGGCGACATGATCCTCAAGCCGCTTTACGGCAATGGTGGCGCCGGGGTGTTCCACATCAAACCCGACGACCGCAATCTCGCCTCGCTTCTGGAAATGTTTGCGCAGATGTATCGCGAGCCGTTCATCGCACAGGAATACCTGCCGTCGGTGCGGGCCGGAGACAAGCGCATCATCCTGATTGACGGCGAGCCCGTCGGCGCGATCAACCGGGTGCCGGCGGAGACGGATGCGCGCTCCAACATGCACGCAGGCGGCCGTGCCGAGCACAGCGAACTGACCCCGCGCGAGCAGGAAATCTGCGCCCGCATCGGCCCGTCACTGAAACAGCGCGGCTTCATTCTGGTCGGTATCGACATCATCGGCGACCTGATGACCGAGATCAATGTGACCTCGCCCACCGGCTTGCGCGAAATCAAGAATTTCGGCGGCCCGGATGTGGCGGCATTGTTCTGGGATGCGGTGGAAGCACGGCGGGCGTAG